The Bos taurus isolate L1 Dominette 01449 registration number 42190680 breed Hereford chromosome 18, ARS-UCD2.0, whole genome shotgun sequence genome has a window encoding:
- the LOC618873 gene encoding LOW QUALITY PROTEIN: cationic amino acid transporter 3-like (The sequence of the model RefSeq protein was modified relative to this genomic sequence to represent the inferred CDS: inserted 1 base in 1 codon), with product MVRQFVRQFGQKLIRKLPLEPIDESERPVAHLNTLNLVIWGVGGMLMAVMYIVTGGLAKYVAGPAIIISLLVAALYSMLSGLYYTEFGAWVPRSGSAYLYSYVTMGQLYAFIAGWNSILPVVTATAISARASSYILDNLIGNHISQALQETFSLHLPYSLATYADXFALGLVLLMTGIVALGAHESILVIRISQVINLLVLIFITITGFVKGDLHNWKLTEQDYKLNTSGSRDIYGLGGLGPLGSGGFAPFGFEGILQGTATCFYYFLGVDGFATKGVEAINPHRSIPWSIMITIFICFLAYSSVSAALTLIVPYYQIQPHDLLPQSVLHSWWLPARYFVTIGTLCDLISRLHGAVFRMPLLIYTVAQDGLLFRVLTRIHVRTGTRIVAIMSAGNLAGVMALLFKYTDLLELVAVGTLLIYSLVAFSILVLRYQPDQKLSKNENTEEGLEMPGPGEHPLDSVPEARNSNIQRVLNHLKSLWFPISTIPTRKSGQIVYGCVSLLVLLMIILSLILVQWSSQGFSGDSKYTPVAVLLLLLIIGVMVIIWRQPQNPIPLYFKVPALPLLPLVSIFVNIYLMMQITSGTWAIFGIWNVVGFLIYFGYGIRHSLEENDEH from the exons ATGGTGCGTCAGTTTGTTCGCCAGTTTGGTCAGAAGCTCATCCGCAAGCTGCCGCTGGAACCCATAGATGAGTCTGAGAGACCCGTGGCTCATCTGAATACCCTAAACCTGGTGATCTGGGGTGTGGGTGGGATGCTGATGGCTGTCATGTACATTGTGACTGGTGGACTGGCCAAGTACGTAGCTGGACCAGCAATCATCATCTCGCTCTTGGTGGCTGCCCTGTATTCTATGTTATCTGGGCTCTACTACACTGAATTTGGGGCCTGGGTACCACGCTCTGGTTCTGCATACCTCTACAGCTATGTCACGATGGGTCAACTCTATGCCTTCATCGCTGGCTGGAACTCCATACTTCCCGTAGTCACAG CCACCGCCATCTCAGCCAGGGCCTCGAGTTATATCCTGGACAACCTGATTGGGAATCACATCTCTCAGGCATTACAGGAAACTTTCTCTCTGCACCTGCCTTACTCCCTGGCCACATATGCAG TTTTTGCCCTGGGCCTGGTACTGCTGATGACAG GAATAGTGGCTCTTGGAGCTCATGAGTCAATCCTGGTTATCAGAATATCCCAAGTTATCAACCTTTTGGTTCTCATTTTCATTACCATCACTGGCTTCGTTAAGGGAGATCTGCATAACTGGAAGCTCACAGAACAGGACTACAAACTGAACACATCTGGATCCAGAGACATCTATGGTTTAGGAGG CTTGGGCCCTCTGGGTTCTGGAGGGTTTGCACCTTTTGGCTTtgaagggattctccagggaacagCTACATGTTTCTACTATTTTTTGGGTGTTGATGGCTTTGCCACTAAAG GGGTAGAAGCTATAAATCCTCATCGTTCCATCCCCTGGAGCATCATGATCACGATCTTCATCTGCTTTTTGGCCTACTCCAGTGTCTCAGCGGCACTCACCCTCATTGTGCCCTACTACCAGATTCAGCCTCACGACCTTTTGCCACAAAGCGTTCTCCACAGTTGGTGGCTCCCCGCCAGATATTTCGTGACTATTGGCACACTATGTGATCTTATATCCAG ACTCCATGGTGCCGTGTTCAGAATGCCTCTTTTGATCTACACTGTGGCACAGGACGGGCTCCTTTTCCGGGTACTTACCCGGATCCATGTCCGCACAGGCACCCGTATTGTGGCCATCATGTCTGCTGGAAATCTTGcag GAGTCATGGCATTACTATTCAAGTACACAGATCTTCTGGAGCTCGTGGCAGTCGGGACCCTGCTCATTTACTCCCTGGTGGCATTTTCTATTCTTGTGCTCAG GTACCAGCCAGACCAGAAATTAAGCAAGAATGAGAATACAGAGGAGGGACTTGAGATGCCTGGCCCTGGTGAACATCCATTGGACTCTGTACCTGAAGCAAGAAACTCAAACATTCAAAGAGTTTTAAACCATTTAAAGAGTCTGTGGTTCCCTATCAGCACCATCCCCACTAGGAAATCTGGCCAGATTGTCTACGGATGTGTCTCACTACTCg TTCTCCTGATGATAATCTTGAGCCTGATCCTGGTCCAGTGGTCCAGTCAGGGGTTCTCTGGAGACTCCAAGTACACACCagtggctgtgctgctgctgctgctcatcaTTGGAGTCATGGTCATCATCTGGAGGCAGCCCCAAAACCCCATTCCTCTTTATTTTAAG GTCcctgctctgcctctcctcccaCTGGTGAGCATCTTTGTGAACATTTACTTGATGATGCAGATAACTTCTGGGACCTGGGCCATATTTGGCATCTGGAATGTGGTTG GATTTCTCATATACTTTGGATACGGGATCCGACACAGCCTGGAGGAGAACGATGAGCACTAA